In Gemmatimonadota bacterium, the following proteins share a genomic window:
- a CDS encoding septum formation initiator family protein: MHRLKKAILPGLLLLAAYYAVFGGEYSWFELRDARAAVEQEEDDLAELKRQIDSLRAWADSMQIDSVTLERIARERFGMIRDGEILYRFAQPRDSALALSDTTNGAMR, from the coding sequence GTGCACAGGTTGAAAAAGGCGATTCTGCCGGGCCTTCTGCTGCTCGCCGCGTACTACGCGGTGTTCGGGGGCGAGTACTCGTGGTTCGAGCTCAGGGACGCTCGAGCGGCGGTCGAGCAGGAGGAGGACGATCTCGCAGAGCTCAAGCGCCAGATCGATTCGCTCCGAGCATGGGCTGACTCCATGCAGATCGATTCCGTGACGCTCGAGCGCATCGCGCGCGAGCGCTTCGGCATGATTCGGGACGGCGAGATCCTCTATCGTTTCGCACAGCCTAGGGACAGCGCGCTCGCGTTGAGCGACACGACGAACGGGGCCATGCGGTGA
- the eno gene encoding phosphopyruvate hydratase, translated as MSAIVDVRAREVLDSRGNPTVEAEVTLETGFRGRAAVPSGASTGAHEAVELRDGDRDRFLGKGVLRAVENVNTVIADALRGFEAREQLDIDRTMLELDGTPNKRNLGANAILAVSMAAARAAALENHMPLWRYLAVGGEADLLPVPMMNILNGGAHAPNNVDIQEFMVMPVGAETFSEGLRMGVEVFHHLKKVLSALGKNTAVGDEGGFAPDLASNEEAIELVLRAIEEAGYRPGEDLVITLDAAATEFFEDGEYVFHWSGGERRDAAGMVEFWTEWIEKYPIRSLEDPLDENDWHGWKQLTDALGERVQIVGDDIFVTNVDRLEQGIRDGAANAILVKVNQIGTVTETLETMRVAREAGYNCIVSHRSGETEDTFIADLAVATGAGQIKTGSASRTDRVAKYNQLLRIEEQLGGRARYLGRSLWGD; from the coding sequence GTGTCGGCCATAGTGGATGTGCGTGCACGTGAGGTCTTGGACTCGAGGGGCAATCCGACGGTCGAAGCCGAGGTCACCCTGGAAACCGGCTTCCGGGGCAGGGCCGCGGTCCCCTCCGGCGCGTCCACGGGTGCCCACGAGGCTGTCGAGTTGCGGGACGGCGATCGTGATCGCTTCCTCGGAAAGGGAGTCTTGCGCGCTGTCGAAAACGTAAACACCGTGATCGCTGACGCGCTTCGGGGCTTCGAGGCCCGCGAGCAACTGGACATCGATCGCACGATGCTCGAGCTGGACGGCACGCCGAACAAACGGAACCTCGGTGCCAACGCGATCCTCGCGGTGTCGATGGCCGCGGCGCGGGCCGCGGCGCTCGAGAACCACATGCCGCTGTGGCGCTACCTCGCGGTCGGCGGCGAGGCTGATCTGCTTCCGGTGCCGATGATGAACATCCTGAACGGCGGGGCGCACGCGCCCAACAACGTCGACATCCAGGAATTCATGGTCATGCCTGTGGGGGCGGAGACGTTCTCCGAGGGTCTGCGCATGGGTGTCGAGGTCTTCCACCACCTGAAGAAGGTGCTCTCAGCGCTGGGCAAGAATACCGCGGTCGGCGACGAGGGCGGCTTCGCGCCTGATCTGGCAAGCAACGAAGAAGCCATCGAGCTGGTGCTGCGTGCGATCGAGGAGGCGGGGTACCGCCCGGGGGAGGACCTCGTGATCACGCTCGACGCTGCGGCTACCGAGTTCTTCGAGGACGGGGAGTACGTGTTCCACTGGTCGGGGGGTGAGCGGCGGGACGCAGCCGGAATGGTCGAGTTCTGGACCGAGTGGATCGAGAAATACCCGATTCGTTCTCTGGAGGACCCTCTCGACGAAAACGACTGGCATGGTTGGAAGCAGCTTACCGATGCTTTGGGCGAGCGCGTGCAGATCGTCGGCGACGATATTTTCGTCACGAACGTGGATCGACTGGAGCAAGGCATCAGGGACGGCGCCGCGAATGCGATCCTCGTCAAGGTGAATCAGATCGGGACGGTGACCGAAACGCTGGAGACGATGCGCGTCGCACGCGAGGCCGGATACAACTGTATCGTTTCGCACCGGTCCGGCGAGACCGAGGACACGTTCATCGCCGACCTCGCGGTCGCCACGGGCGCCGGCCAGATCAAGACGGGCAGCGCTAGCCGTACCGACCGCGTCGCCAAGTACAACCAACTGCTGCGCATCGAAGAGCAGCTCGGCGGTCGGGCTCGGTACCTGGGTCGCTCTCTCTGGGGCGACTAG